Within Thermococcus celer Vu 13 = JCM 8558, the genomic segment GGTGTACGTTCCGGCGCCGATGACCGGCTCCTCCGGGTCGATGCCGACGAACCTCACCGTCCCGTTGAACCTGCTGACAGCTACCCTCGCGTCGCAGAAGTCGGAGAGTCTAACCACGAGGTTTCCGTTCACGCTCGCGACCTCAACATCGCCCTCCAGCTCCTCTATCTCAAGCACCATTCTCCCGTTAACGGTGGTGGCCTTCAGCGGGCCGGCGGTGGAGAGGTCCGCCTTCGCCCTGCCGTTGACCGTCGTTATCAGCTTCGCCTCGCAGTCCTTCAGGTCGAGCTCGCCGTTAACGGTCGTGGCCTCAGCGAAGCGGACGTTCTCGGCGCGAAGCTCTCCGTTGACGGTCTCGGCGCTTACCACGACCGCTTTAGGAACGCTGACCTCTATTTCGGCCCACCCTTCCTTCCGGAGCAGGTTCAGGAACCTCTTCTTCGGCTCTTCCCTGATGATGAGTTTCCCATCCTTCTCCTCAACTTCAACGTCCACCTCACCGTGAGGGGTGTAATCCACTTCCACGTGCTCTCTTTCCCAGCCCTTAAGCCTGATGTGGCCGTTAACGGCCCTTACCTCCACTTCCCTGACGTTTTCGAAGATCATCGGCATCACCCGATGTACCCCGTCAGTTCATCGAGGAGCTCCTTCACCCGTTTGTTGAGGAGCGCCCTGTCCACCCCGAGGCCCTCTATCAGCCCGGCGCTCTGCTCCTCGACGATTTCCTTGGCCTTTTTCACCACGAGCTTGAATGCGTCGGGGTTCTCAATCGTGTAGGTTTTTCCGCCGGCCCTTATCTTTACCTTGCCGTCCCTCGCCGAGATGACAGCGTCCTCTATCCTTATCCTGGCCCTTCCCCTGCCGACGCCTACCGAGACGTCGCCCGAGCGCAGGGACACTGTCTCGCCGAGGCTCAGGGTCTCGTTTCCGCTCCTGTAGGTTACCCTCTCACCTTCGACCTCGATGGAGTACTCCTCCGTCCGGATCTTCAGCCTCTCGCCGACCTTCGTCAGCTGGAAGCCGTTGCGGAGCTCCCTGATGGTCAGCATCTCCTCCGGAGGCATTCCGGGGTTGCCCTCGTGAATCCTTATGGGGCCGACCCTGACTTCCTCACCGGTCGGGGTCTGCATGACCTCAAGGAAGGGCAGCCTGACGTACTCGAAGTCCTCGCCCTCGTAGACCTTGATGAAGCCAAGATCGACGGTGCTCCCCTTCCCCCTGTACATCCTCTCGGGGTTCAGGAGCCTGTTAACGCTCCCCACGAAAGCAGGATCGGCCGGAACCTTTTTTCCGGCTACGTTCTCCTCCGTCCAGACCACGACGGGGCTCAGGAGTTTCTTCGTTATTTCTCCGAGGGGTGTCCTGGCCTTCACCATCGCCTCGCCGTCCAGCACCCATCCTACCCTCTTCCGTCCGAACTTCACGGGGTAGGCCTTTCCCTTCCCCTCAAGCTTCACGTCGCCGAAGTCCGCCCCCTTGAATTCGTAGGCCTTCCCTTCAACTTTGAGGTCGAGCCTCCTCTCGTCGAACTTCGCCAGCAGGAGCCCCGCAATGGTTAAAACCACCGCGTAGGCGAAGGCGGTCCCGGCGTATCCGGTTAGGGCCTTTGACATGCCGAGCCACTTCCCGAAGAACAGGAAGACGCTCGTCCAGAAGAAGCCCCTGGCGAGTGCAAAGACCACCCCGCTTACCGTTACCCCGAACCACTTCCCGACGCCCAACAGTTCGAAGGCGAAGAGGAACGCCACTATCGCGTAAACCAGCCAGTCGTTGTAGGGTTCGAGCCTCAGCGGCCCCTTGAACAGCCAGACGATGAGCAGTACCGCGGTTAGTGCCTTAAGGTACTCCGCGAGCCTGAACCTCGGGCCTTCGCGGTGAAGGGCCCGGTGCCTCCATCCAGACCTCATTCTTCCACCTCCTCCAGGGCGGTTATTATCTCAAGCAGGCGCAAAAACAAACGTCCATCGGGCGATATCTCGTACCTCTCGCCTTTCCTTACCATCCGGGTTTTCACGAGGAGCTTCAGGTGATGGGAAACGGTGGGGCTCTCGACACCTAAAGCATCCTTTATCTCCTTGAAGCCCATCGGTTTCTCGGAGAGCATCCTGAGTATCCTTATCCTGTCGGGGTTGGCGAGGGCCTTGAGGGTCTTCGCCGCCTTTTCCTCATCGACCTCCGGAAGGGCCCCACCCTCGAGTTTTCGCCTGAGACGCGCCTTTACGGAGAGCATTACCTCGTCCACGGGATCGATGCTCTCCTCCAGCACTTCCAGGCGCTTCTTCAGCTCCTCAAGCTGAACCCTAAGGTCGTTCTCCATGCTACCACCGGGTACAGATTTTTGTAGTACATTTTTCTGTACTTAACTGGCACCGTAGGTATATATAAGTTTATCGGTCAAGGTTCAAAAAGGGATGTTCACCACCGTTCGATTCGATCAGTGGAACAACAATGATGAAACGGGAAAAAGAAATCAGTTAGTCGCCGAAAGTTCGGCCTCAATGGCCCGTATCTCCTCATCGAGTATGCCCCTTATCTTTTTGAGGAGTTCGAGGTAGGCCTTAACGGTCTCCGGGTCCATGTTCCTCTCGAGGTTCATCTCCTCGAGCTTTCTCTTCAGGGCCTCGTGGTACCTGATCGAGGTGTACAGGATCCTGAGGGCGAGGTCGTTCGAGGTCCGCAGGTAGTTCCACCCCCTGTCCGTGAGGCTGTACTTAACCCGCCTGACCTTCCCTCGATACTCCTCCCTGGGTTCAAGAAGGCCCTCCTCAACCATCTTGCCAAGGATCGTATAGAGGTTGCTGTGGCTGGGCTTCCACAGGCCGATCGCCAGCTTCTCAAGCTCCTTGAGTATTTCGTAGCCGTGTGCTTCACCCTTAAGCCCGACTATGACCAGTATTAGGTTCTTCAGGGGCACGGTGAACAGCCCCTTGCTCGACAGACTTTTAAGCGTTAAACTGAAGTTCTCACCATGGACGTCTATCGGATGCTCGCCCTCATAGCCCTCGGCTACGTTCTCAAAATGCTCGTGAGAAGGGATACCTTATTCAGATGGCTCAACCTCTTCTCAACCCGGGTTCTCCTCACGCTCTTCGTCTTCGGCAACGTGGCGGGCAAGGACCTGGAGTACCTCGTCAGCATAAGACTGGTTTTCCTCTACGTTTTCCTCATAATCGGGCTCAGCCTCGGCCTCTCCTATCTCTACGCCCGCCTTCGCGTTGAGGACGAGGACTGGGCAGGGGCGCTCATGATACTCTCCACGTATCCGAACACGGCTGCCATGGGCTTCCCGATAGCGAGCCTCTTCCTCAAGGACATAACCCCCGCCATACTCTACTCGACTACCAACAGCCTCGTCGTCCTCCCGCTGGCGACATTCATAGCGGCCCACTACTCCAGCGGAAAGGCCTCGATAAGGAGGAGCGTCCTCAGGGCCCTGAAGTTCCCTCCAACGGCCGCCAACCTCCTGGCGCTCGCCCTCGTCCTGCTTGGAGTAAGGTTGCCGGGATGGATCATCGAACCGATAAAGTCCATCGGCTGGTGGAGCATACCCCTGCTCCTCATCTACTTTGGCTCCATAATGAACCTTAGGGAGTTCAGGTGGAGGCACTTAGCCGAGGTCGGCCTTTTCAGGAGCGTCATCCCGTTCCTCTTCGTCTTCCTGACGCTGAGGGGAGCAGGAAATATCTACTACGCGGTCCTCGTAGAGGCCTCGATGCCACCGGCGATAATGGCGAACGTGATACTCGCCCACTACCGCCTGAAGGCCGAGGAGGCCATCGGCGTGACGGTGATTCAAACGCTCCTCGTTCTGGCGTTTTTCCTCGCCTTCGCCGCTTTCGTTACCTGAGACCGATGGCCTTTTCAACCCTTCGACCCTTCTTTTAACGGTGGTTTCGATGGAGAGAGTGATCGAGATTCTGAGGGAGATCCTTGAGATACCGTCCCCGACGGGCTACACGAGGGAGGTTATGGAACACATCGAAGGGAAACTTAACGAAGCTGGCATAAAAACGCGCTACACCAACAAGGGCGCCCTGATCGCCCACAACCATCCGGAGCCGGAGCTCGTGATCGCGGCCCACGTCGACACGCTCGGGGCGATGGTGAAGGGAATTCTCCCGGACGGGCACCTGAGCTTCACGAGGGTGGGTGGACTGAACCTTCCCGCCTTCGAGGGCGAGTACTGCACGGTAATCACCCGCTCGGGCAGGCGCTACCGAGGGACGCTTCTGCTCAAGAACCCGAGCGTTCACGTGAACAAAGATGCCGGGAAGAAGGAGCGCAAGGAAGAGAACATGTACATCCGCCTGGACGAGCCCGTGGAGAAGAGGGAGGACACGGAGAAGCTCGGCATTCGGCCCGGCGACTTCATAGCCTTCGACCCGAAGTTCGAGTACGTCAACGGCTTCGTCAAGGCCCACTTTTTGGACGACAAAGCGAGCGCCGCGATCCTCATAGATTTGATGCTCGACATGGGAGCGGAAACCCTCGAAAGGCTCCCGGTGGCTTTCTTCTTCTCCCCCTACGAGGAAGTCGGACACGGCGGCTCGGCGGGTTATCCCGAAAGCATGAGGGAGCTTCTCGTCGTTGATATGGGCGTCGTCGGTGAGGGCGTCGCGGGAAAGGAGACGGCGGTCTCGATAGCGGCCAAGGACTCGAGCGGCCCCTACGACTACGAGATGACGACCAAGCTCATAGAGCTGGCGGAGAAGCGCGACATCCCGTACGTCGTCGACGTGTTCCCCTACTACGGCTCCGACGGTTCCGCCGCCTTGAGGGCTGGCTGGGATGTGAGGGTTGCACTTATAGGCCAGGGCGTCCACGCGAGCCACGGAATGGAGAGAACGCACATAAAGGGCATCCTCGCGACGAAGGAGCTGATAAGGGCTTATATCGAGGAGAGGTTCGAGGGTTGATCCCCTCTACCTCTATTATCCCATTTCTCACGCTCCCTCGTCTTCGGGATACGGAATATCCGAAAACCTAACCTAAGAGTTCGTGCTATCTTCCCATAGGGCGCACCCCCAAATAAACCTCTCTGGGACTTCTTTGTATACCTATCGTTCGAAATGTTTACTAAAAATATTATAACCTTATTTTTGGTAAACCTAACCCAGACAGTAGACACAGCCCAGTGTGGATCATTGGTACGGAAAACAAGCGAGAGTGTCCAAAACCCGAAACCAAATGTTTAAAAATCAAACTTTCGTTATTAAGAATATAAAAAGAGATTGGATTCGGAGGTGTGTGGGATTGCTTGCAAAAAGTGTGGTTCCGGCGGTTCGGAGCATCCAGTGGGGAGTCACCCCCCTGGAAGTTATATACTCCGCGTGGGGTACTATAAGCGCCATGAGCGATAACAGGGCAAAGCTTCACCTGGGAGGAAGGATGAAGCTCAGAGACAACACGGTGGTCGAACTCGAACTGTGACCAGCCCTCTATGAGGGAGAGCTCGAGCTGACGTTCAGCGATGGGAACGAGGTGTTCTTCCTCCGCCCGTTCGACGTGAATACGGGCGTTGAAGGGGCATACCTTAAACTCCTCGAGGTTCTGGGTGAGCTGAGATGAAGCGCAAGAGTGTAACGGTCGAGGTAGAGGCTCCCCTGGATTCCATCAGGGAGGTCCTATCGGACCCGCCCCAGTTCATAATGAACTGGCCGTACGTGGTGAAGATAAACACGAAGAACGGAATCTCCGCGGAGATAAGGCTACCGCGTTTCTTCCTCAAATTAGGGGACGTGTACACCTTCACATCCCACGGAGACTCGTCGAGCTTCATCTACGATGGGACAGGCAGAAGGAGCAATCTAATCGTGACGGTAACGTTAAAGGGATGGCGGAAGAGCGTAACGGCCGACGTTGAAGTTGCGTATAATGGTAGGGGTGAACATTTTCTGGGAAAAACCCTGGAGCGTTTTGCCGAGGGCATAGGGAAGACACTCAAAGGGCTGGCCGAGAGTTATTCGCCGCCCAAGCCCGTGAAAAGCTCCGGCGAGGTTATCCTCCAGGTTGACTTCTCCGACCCGATGAGCGTTGCCAACTTTCTGGCGAAGGCCAAGATGGTCCACAGCGGTCTTCACATGATAGAGGGCGGAAAGTTCTTCGACGTCCTCATGGAGCTCAGGAAAACCGCCAACAACGATGTCCTTTACGTCTCCGGGGTGACTTCAGACGGCGCCAGGTCGTTTAAGGCCCTTCTCCAGGGCAGTCGGATACTCGCGATTGAATACAGGGAGGGAGCCGATGGCCAGGTGGTAAAAGTTGAGGACGAGGAGACGGCGGCGGAGGCCCTTAGGCTCGCCTCAAGTATTGAAGGTGTGTACATGATCAACGTCTGGGTGCCAGTTGGAGGTGTTTGAGATGATAAGGAACATGAACAGCTACCCGCTCTACGACGATGGAGAGCACAAGGTTTACTGGCTCGGGATCGAGGAGGCCGAGGACGAGAAGGGCATACTCACCAATCAGTACCTCGTAATCGACGGAAAAGAGGCCGCCCTGATAGAGCCGGGCGGGTTCTTCGTCTTTTCGCGTGTCCTGAAGAACGTCTCATCGCTTGTCCCGCCGACCCAGATAAAGTACCTCATGTACTCCCACCAGGATCCGGACGTCATCGCCGGATTGAACCTGTGGTTCGAGTACGCACCGCTCGCCAAGGTTGTTATCTCAAACCTCTGGGTTCGATTCCTTCCGCACCTGGCCGTCCTGAGCGCGGGTAGAGCGATAGGAATCCCAGATAAGGGGACGGACTTTAAGATCGGCAACTCCGTGATAAAGGCCGTCCCAAGCCACTACCTCCACAGTCCCGGAAACTTCAGTTTCTACGATGAGAAGAGCGGGATCCTCTTCAGCACGGACATCGGGGCGGCGGCGTTCCCTGAGGGGGAGTGGTATCTCTTCGTCGAGGACTTCGAGGACCATGTAAAGTTCATGGAGGGCTTCCACAGGAGGTACATGAGCTCAACGAAGGCCCTTAGGGCGTGGGTTCGCTCCGTCAGGCGACTCAATCCCAAAATCGTAGCACCCCAGCACGGCGCCATCTTCAGGGACGAGAACGTCGGGAAGTTCCTCGACTGGCTCGAGGGCCTTGAGGTTGGGATAGATATCTTTGAGAAGGAGTTCTACGGGGACTGAGCCCCTGTCCCCAGCATTCCCTTTACAAGCCCGACCAGTTCCTTCAAGTTTTTAACGTAGTAGTCCGCCCCCTCGCTCCTTCCGAAGCGGGTGACGTTGACCACCCTGACTCCGGCCCTCTTTCCGGCCAGCACGTCGTGGTAGCTGTCGCCCACCACCATGGCCTCATCGGGCTCCAGCCTTAGGGCCTTCAGGGCCTTCCGGACGAGGTAGGGGCTGGGCTTGACCCCGTCGAGGTTCGAGTAGTCCTTACCGAAGACCGCCTCGAAGTGCTTCCTCAGGTCGAACAACCCCAAAACGAACTCCACGCACTCCTGGGAGGCGTTGCTAACGGCGGCGAGTTTCAGGCCCATGTCCCTGAGCTCCTTTAAGGCATCGACGTCGGGAAACACCTTTATCCTTCCCCTCCGGGCCATCTCCTCGCGGTAGCGGAGGTTCACCTCGTCGACGAGTTTCCAGAACTCGATGGCGTTCACGCCGAACCGCTCAACGTACGTCCTCGGGAGTTCGCCGGTCACGGTCTTTCTGTAAGTCTCGTAGTCGAGCTCGATGCCGCGCCTCATCAGCTCGGGAAGAACCCACCCCTCGTACCACTCTCGATGATCGTAGCCCTCGTAGTAAATTAGAGTTTCGTCGACGTCGAATATCAGACCTTTGAGCATGCCTCGGCCTCCTGGACTGGTCATCACCCATCAGCCGGTTGATCCCTCGTCATCGGCGTGGAAAGTAGGGAGAAGGGGTTAAAAACCTTCAGAAGAGCTCCTCGAGCTTGACGTCTATCTTGTCAGGGTTGAAGGGCAGGACGTGCCTGGTGGTCTTCGGGGAGTAGACCTCGCCGCGCCTGACGAGCTCCATGACCTCCTCCTTGGTCGGGGCCTTCCTGATGAAGACGTAGTCTATCTCGCCCTTCGCCATGTCCTCCCTCGCGTCCTCCTTGAGACCGTAGTAGATGAGCTCGATGCTCCCCTCAACGCTCATCTCGTCGAGAACCTTGCTGACCTTCTTCTGCTCCTCCAGCCCGCCGGGTATGGCAAAGCTCCTCTCTCCGACGAGGGCGAAGGCTATCTCTCCCCTCTCGGCCTTATCCTCCGCCTCCGGGTCCTCTATAACCTCGAGGCCCTCCGCCTTGAGTCTCTCGATGACCTCCTCGAGGTTTCCCTTGAACGCCGGATACCAGGTGTAGACCTTGACGTCGTCGCTGAAGTAGTCGAGGATAACCGAAGGGGCGCGCTTGGCGCCGAGCTTCTGGAGACCGGCCCAGCGGTGGTGGCCGTCAACGATGAGGTATAGATCCTCACCCGGGACCTTGGCGAGGAGCATAGGCTTCCAGAAGATTCCGGAGCCCGTAACGCTCTCGATGAACGCCTCGAGCTCCTTCTGGACGAGCTGTTCGTGGGGCTTCATCTTGTCGAGCTCGATAAAAACGTAGTCAACCTTCCTGGTCGGGATATCGTACTTTGGGACCTTCTCAACTCCCATGAGCATACCTCCCGTGGGTTTACGATGGGGTAAACGTCGCGGGGGATAAAAAGCTTGTGGCAAAGGTTAAATCGTTTTGATGCGAACACAAGGTGATGGGAAGATGAGGAACATCGCTGATTTACCTCTTCACGGCGGTCACGTTCCGGCGTGGCTGGCCCGGAGGATGAGAAGGCTCACGCGGTTAGTGCTACTTCTGGCGGTCGAGGAGTACGGAACGAAGGGTCTCCTGGAGAGGCTCTCGGACCCGGTGTGGTTTCAGGCCTTCAACAACGTCATCGGGATGGACTGGGACTCCTCCGGCTCAACCACCGTGACGGCGGGAATGATAAAGGACGCCCTCTGGAGGGAGGAATTAGGAATCAAAGCCGCCGGAGGGAAGGGGAAGAAGAGCAGGAGGACTCCGGATGAGCTTAGGAGGATAGCGGAATTATACGAACTCGATCCGGAAGCCTACATCAGAACCTCCAGGCTGGTCGCGAAGGTGGACACGGTGGCGCTCCAGACGGGCTATCAGCTCTACCACCACGTTTTCTTCCTTGATGAGGATGGCAACTGGGCGGTTATACAGCAGGGAATGAACGAGACCGAGAGAATGGCGAGGCGCTTCCACTGGTTCGACGCCGAGACCTTCACCATCAACCCGCACAAGGCCATCTCCGGGCTCAGGAGGGATTTTGCCCTTAACACTGTCTCGAAGGAATCGAGGGAGTACCAGAAGACGCTCGTGGATACCGTTCAGGATGGGCCGGGAAGGATAGAGCGCGAGCTGGAGAGCCTGAAGGCCATAGCGAAAGGCTATCGCCCGCTGGTTTACTACAAACCGAGAGACGTCGACGAGGTTTCAATTATAAGGCGCTACGAGAGCCTCGGGAGGCTTGAGCTTAACAGGAGGGCCCTGGAATTCGCCAGGGAGCTGAGCGTGAGCAACTACGAGGAGTTCCTTCTCCTGAAGGGCCTCGGGCCGAGCACCCTGAGGGCGCTTTCCCTCGTCCTCGAGCTTGTCTACGACGTCCACCCGAGCTGGAAGGACCCGGTGACCCACCCCCCTGACCCGTTCAAGTTCACCTACGCGGTCGGCGGAAAGGATAGGGTTCCCTTCCCTGTAGAGGGGCAGGCCTACGACGAACTCATCTCCTTCCTCGAGGAGCTCGTCTTTAGGCATCCCGAGGAAAGGGCCCTCGTTAGAAACGTGACCAGGATAACCCGGAACTGGAGGTTCCCGGAGGGAGAGAAGAGGGCGACGTGAAAGGCACTCTTTTAACTATCGGGGTGGTAGTTTGTACTTCGATGAGAGACCGAAGTCCAAAAGGGAGGACCTTTACGACAGGGAAAAAGAGCTGGAGGAGCTCCTGAGCGCCATCGATTCGAGGAGGCCCCGGGTACTGCTCAAGGGGATACGCAGGCTCGGAGCTTGACCAACAAACTTTGCTTCGCAAAGTTTGATCAAAGACGGTAGCTCGCTCTCAATTAGCCTGAAAACGAGTGGGTTTCACTTTGCAATTAACCTTCACACGGGAGAACACTTTAAGATAACCCACTGACCCCTGGTTTGACGTAGTTAGACGCCCTTCGGGCGCCTTTCAGCCTTTTGGGAAAAGGCTGGCGAAAAGGGTGTTTTCTTTTGAAAATTCAAAGAATGATAAGCGTGCGCTTTAAAGTTGGAACATGGAAGGAGGGATTAACGTTAAGACCTGCTATTAAACTGGTTTCACTTTTTATTCTGGCGCCCGAAGGGCGCCTTGCAGCCTTTTGGGAAAAGGCTGGCGAAAAATGGTGATTCCTTTTAACTGCCCTCCCGTGAGTGTTTGCACCCTCAAACGGCCATTGAACCCCGAATTCAAGATTAAAAAGGCCAAATCCAAGGGGTTTGCAATCTCCCGCGCTCCAAAGGAGCGCCATCCAAAAGCAAACCCCATCATAAAAGCTTTCTTAAGAAGGGTGAATTCAAAACCCAAGAGCAGTCTTTATCTTTAGCAAACACCCTTAAACTGCTCCTTGAAAAAAGAATCACCCTTTTCCGTCAACGCTTTGAGAAACAAGAACCTGTTCCGGGGGGTGTGGGGGCGGAGCCCCCTTGTCTTTCGTTATGGTGGGCCCGCGGGGCTTCGAACCCCGGACCTTCGCCGCGTGAGGGCGACGTCATAACCAGGCTAGACCACGGGCCCATCCGGGATTAGTGGAGGGGGGAGGAAATATAAATCTTTCGCTAAACCTCTTTGAGTATCTCCTCTGGAGCCCCGGCGAAGGCCACCAGGTACTCCGCTTCAACGATGTGGAGCCTCCCGGGGACGACCATGACGTGCGGCTGTTTTCCGAAGTCCTCCTTAAGCATGTCCCGGACGTAGCCCGCTTTGAGCGTGGGGTTGAGCGACCCTGCCCTCGCCAGGACGACCACCAGCGTGTCCCCCGTAAAGACGTTCTCCTTTTTCATATCCTCAACCCGAAGGAGTATCTCCATGGCCTCGTTGGCGGTCATGTAACGGTTCTGCTCCGCCTTCACGTCGAGGAATAGCATCGTGTGGAGACCCCTCTCCCGGTTCTCTCTTATCACGTCGTAGTGGCTCGTCGGGAACCAGTTCTTCTCGGGGTAGGCGACGGTCGCGCTCTTGCCGAACTTGTATATCTGCAATCCGGTTATCGCTACCGCCGAGTAGATGCTCGGGGCGTGGATGACGTAGCTCTCGATTCCAAGCTTCTTGGCCCTTATCCTGAGGTCGGAGTGGGTCGTCGCGACCATCGGGTCGCCGGCCGTCAGGAAGGCCACGTCCTTATCCCTGGCCTCGCTCAGGACTATCTCCTCGAAGTTGAGCTCAACGTCCTCCCTGCTCAGCCTCCTGATGGGTTTTCCTATGAGTTCCTCAATCCTCTCCAGCGTTGTTCCGGCCATTAAGGACGTGTAGAACTCCGCGAAGACCTTTTCGCACTTCCTGGCCGTCTCGAGGCCCTTGAGGGTAACATCCCTCTCATCGTAAAG encodes:
- a CDS encoding DUF4097 family beta strand repeat-containing protein, with the protein product MPMIFENVREVEVRAVNGHIRLKGWEREHVEVDYTPHGEVDVEVEEKDGKLIIREEPKKRFLNLLRKEGWAEIEVSVPKAVVVSAETVNGELRAENVRFAEATTVNGELDLKDCEAKLITTVNGRAKADLSTAGPLKATTVNGRMVLEIEELEGDVEVASVNGNLVVRLSDFCDARVAVSRFNGTVRFVGIDPEEPVIGAGTYTVRVSTVNGGVSVELV
- a CDS encoding ArsR/SmtB family transcription factor; translation: MENDLRVQLEELKKRLEVLEESIDPVDEVMLSVKARLRRKLEGGALPEVDEEKAAKTLKALANPDRIRILRMLSEKPMGFKEIKDALGVESPTVSHHLKLLVKTRMVRKGERYEISPDGRLFLRLLEIITALEEVEE
- a CDS encoding PadR family transcriptional regulator, whose product is MPLKNLILVIVGLKGEAHGYEILKELEKLAIGLWKPSHSNLYTILGKMVEEGLLEPREEYRGKVRRVKYSLTDRGWNYLRTSNDLALRILYTSIRYHEALKRKLEEMNLERNMDPETVKAYLELLKKIRGILDEEIRAIEAELSATN
- a CDS encoding AEC family transporter — translated: MDVYRMLALIALGYVLKMLVRRDTLFRWLNLFSTRVLLTLFVFGNVAGKDLEYLVSIRLVFLYVFLIIGLSLGLSYLYARLRVEDEDWAGALMILSTYPNTAAMGFPIASLFLKDITPAILYSTTNSLVVLPLATFIAAHYSSGKASIRRSVLRALKFPPTAANLLALALVLLGVRLPGWIIEPIKSIGWWSIPLLLIYFGSIMNLREFRWRHLAEVGLFRSVIPFLFVFLTLRGAGNIYYAVLVEASMPPAIMANVILAHYRLKAEEAIGVTVIQTLLVLAFFLAFAAFVT
- a CDS encoding M42 family metallopeptidase, with protein sequence MERVIEILREILEIPSPTGYTREVMEHIEGKLNEAGIKTRYTNKGALIAHNHPEPELVIAAHVDTLGAMVKGILPDGHLSFTRVGGLNLPAFEGEYCTVITRSGRRYRGTLLLKNPSVHVNKDAGKKERKEENMYIRLDEPVEKREDTEKLGIRPGDFIAFDPKFEYVNGFVKAHFLDDKASAAILIDLMLDMGAETLERLPVAFFFSPYEEVGHGGSAGYPESMRELLVVDMGVVGEGVAGKETAVSIAAKDSSGPYDYEMTTKLIELAEKRDIPYVVDVFPYYGSDGSAALRAGWDVRVALIGQGVHASHGMERTHIKGILATKELIRAYIEERFEG
- a CDS encoding oxygen-binding di-iron domain-containing protein: MIRNMNSYPLYDDGEHKVYWLGIEEAEDEKGILTNQYLVIDGKEAALIEPGGFFVFSRVLKNVSSLVPPTQIKYLMYSHQDPDVIAGLNLWFEYAPLAKVVISNLWVRFLPHLAVLSAGRAIGIPDKGTDFKIGNSVIKAVPSHYLHSPGNFSFYDEKSGILFSTDIGAAAFPEGEWYLFVEDFEDHVKFMEGFHRRYMSSTKALRAWVRSVRRLNPKIVAPQHGAIFRDENVGKFLDWLEGLEVGIDIFEKEFYGD
- a CDS encoding HAD family hydrolase codes for the protein MLKGLIFDVDETLIYYEGYDHREWYEGWVLPELMRRGIELDYETYRKTVTGELPRTYVERFGVNAIEFWKLVDEVNLRYREEMARRGRIKVFPDVDALKELRDMGLKLAAVSNASQECVEFVLGLFDLRKHFEAVFGKDYSNLDGVKPSPYLVRKALKALRLEPDEAMVVGDSYHDVLAGKRAGVRVVNVTRFGRSEGADYYVKNLKELVGLVKGMLGTGAQSP
- the serK gene encoding L-serine kinase SerK gives rise to the protein MGVEKVPKYDIPTRKVDYVFIELDKMKPHEQLVQKELEAFIESVTGSGIFWKPMLLAKVPGEDLYLIVDGHHRWAGLQKLGAKRAPSVILDYFSDDVKVYTWYPAFKGNLEEVIERLKAEGLEVIEDPEAEDKAERGEIAFALVGERSFAIPGGLEEQKKVSKVLDEMSVEGSIELIYYGLKEDAREDMAKGEIDYVFIRKAPTKEEVMELVRRGEVYSPKTTRHVLPFNPDKIDVKLEELF
- a CDS encoding DUF763 domain-containing protein, with the protein product MRNIADLPLHGGHVPAWLARRMRRLTRLVLLLAVEEYGTKGLLERLSDPVWFQAFNNVIGMDWDSSGSTTVTAGMIKDALWREELGIKAAGGKGKKSRRTPDELRRIAELYELDPEAYIRTSRLVAKVDTVALQTGYQLYHHVFFLDEDGNWAVIQQGMNETERMARRFHWFDAETFTINPHKAISGLRRDFALNTVSKESREYQKTLVDTVQDGPGRIERELESLKAIAKGYRPLVYYKPRDVDEVSIIRRYESLGRLELNRRALEFARELSVSNYEEFLLLKGLGPSTLRALSLVLELVYDVHPSWKDPVTHPPDPFKFTYAVGGKDRVPFPVEGQAYDELISFLEELVFRHPEERALVRNVTRITRNWRFPEGEKRAT
- the dph5 gene encoding diphthine synthase, producing MAIYFIGLGLYDERDVTLKGLETARKCEKVFAEFYTSLMAGTTLERIEELIGKPIRRLSREDVELNFEEIVLSEARDKDVAFLTAGDPMVATTHSDLRIRAKKLGIESYVIHAPSIYSAVAITGLQIYKFGKSATVAYPEKNWFPTSHYDVIRENRERGLHTMLFLDVKAEQNRYMTANEAMEILLRVEDMKKENVFTGDTLVVVLARAGSLNPTLKAGYVRDMLKEDFGKQPHVMVVPGRLHIVEAEYLVAFAGAPEEILKEV